A genomic window from Camelus ferus isolate YT-003-E chromosome 9, BCGSAC_Cfer_1.0, whole genome shotgun sequence includes:
- the BLVRB gene encoding flavin reductase (NADPH): protein MTVKKIAIFGATGKTGLTTLAQAVQAGYEVTVLVRDASRLPSEGPQPAHVIVGDVRQAADVDKTVAGQDAVIVLLGTRNDLSPTTMMSEGARNIVAAMKAHGVDKVVACTSAFLLWDPSKVPPRLQDVTDDHIRMHKVLQESGLKYVAVMPPHIGDQPLTGAYSVTLDGRGPSRVISKHDLGHFMLHCLTTDEYNGHSTYPSHQYD from the exons ATGACCGTCAAGAAGATTGCCATCTTCGGCGCCACCGGCAAGACCGGGCTCACCACCCTGGCGCAGGCGGTGCAAGCAG GTTATGAGGTGACAGTGCTGGTGAGGGACGCTTCCAGGCTGCCCTCAGAGGGGCCCCAGCCGGCCCATGTGATAGTGGGTGATGTTCGGCAGGCAGCTGATGTGGACAAGACCGTGGCTGGACAGGACGCCGTCATCGTGCTGCTGGGCACCCGCAATGACCTTA GTCCTACCACAATGATGTCCGAGGGTGCCCGGAACATTGTGGCGGCCATGAAGGCCCATGGCGTGGACAAGGTCGTGGCCTGCACCTCGG CCTTCCTACTGTGGGACCCATCCAAGGTGCCCCCAAGACTGCAGGATGTGACCGATGACCACATCCGGATGCACAAAGTACTGCAGGAGTCAGGCCTGAAGTACGTCGCTGTGATGCCGCCACACATAG GAGACCAGCCTCTGACTGGGGCCTACTCAGTGACCTTGGATGGGCGAGGGCCCTCAAGGGTCATCTCCAAACACGACCTGGGCCATTTCATGCTGCACTGCCTTACCACTGATGAGTACAACGGGCACAGCACCTACCCCTCCCACCAGTACGACTAG
- the SERTAD3 gene encoding SERTA domain-containing protein 3 has protein sequence MVGGLKRKHSDLEEEEEDEKWAWGPAGLRSYQQALLRISLDKVQRSLGPRAPSLRRHVLIHNTLQQLQAALCLTPAPALPPEPLFLGEEDFSLSATIGSILRELETSMDETEPSQNPGAPPGSQNEVLPQPDPVFLEALSSRYLGDSGLDDFFLDIDTSTVEKEPALAPAEPPHNLFCAPGSWEWNELDHIMEIILGS, from the coding sequence ATGGTAGGAGGCTTGAAGAGGAAACACTCGGatttggaggaggaagaggaggatgagaagTGGGCCTGGGGCCCGGCAGGCCTGCGGAGCTACCAGCAAGCCCTGCTCCGCATCTCCCTAGACAAAGTCCAGCGAAGCTTGGGCCCCCGAGCACCCAGCCTTCGCAGACATGTCCTCATCCACAACACTCTCCAGCAGCTCCAAGCCGCTCTTTGCCTGACTCCTgcacctgccctgcctcctgaGCCCCTCTTCCTGGGTGAGGAGGACTTCTCCCTGTCAGCCACCATCGGCTCTATTCTTAGGGAGCTCGAGACCTCCATGGACGAGACCGAGCCCTCTCAGAATCCAGGGGCTCCCCCCGGCTCCCAGAATGAAGTGCTGCCCCAGCCTGATCCAGTCTTCTTAGAAGCTCTGAGCTCCCGGTACCTGGGGGACTCTGGCCTGGATGACTTCTTTCTGGACATTGACACATCCACAGTGGAGAAGGAGCCCGCACTGGCACCAGCAGAGCCTCCTCACAACCTTTTCTGTGCCCCAGGGTCCTGGGAATGGAATGAACTAGATCACATCATGGAAATCATTCTAGGATCCTAA